In a genomic window of Occallatibacter riparius:
- a CDS encoding ABC transporter ATP-binding protein — protein MSASRKHGEAVMDLPAAAAIAVEKIVKRYGTFEAVKGITFEVKDGEIFGLLGPNGAGKSTLIRMMTTLIPVTEGRALVGGHDVVKEPNAVRHMIGVIPQALTSDQDLTVYENLVIYAKLYGVSKEKREKNIAEVLEAVDLTKWRDAQTKTLSGGMRRRLEIARGLVHDPRIFFLDEPTTGLDPVSRIAVWEMLNNLKKTRNLTMLLTTHYMEEADRLCDRIAIVDHGTLVALGTPVELKQSVPGSNVVEVQFARESDEWKTRLEKLEDVTEVQSQSAGVYRVLTSNGSRTTTQLVEMANGLGETLTSLSVVNTSLDDVFVHYTGRQLRDEQVKAVFQMPPRPGGH, from the coding sequence ATGAGCGCCTCGCGCAAACACGGAGAGGCGGTGATGGATTTACCGGCGGCAGCGGCTATCGCGGTCGAGAAGATCGTGAAGCGCTACGGGACCTTCGAAGCGGTGAAGGGAATCACGTTTGAGGTGAAGGACGGCGAGATCTTCGGACTGCTGGGACCGAACGGAGCAGGGAAGAGCACGCTGATCCGCATGATGACGACACTCATTCCCGTGACGGAGGGGCGTGCGCTGGTGGGCGGCCACGATGTGGTGAAAGAGCCGAACGCGGTGCGCCACATGATTGGCGTGATTCCGCAGGCGCTGACGAGCGACCAGGATCTGACGGTGTACGAAAACTTGGTGATTTACGCGAAGCTCTACGGCGTGTCGAAGGAGAAGCGCGAGAAGAACATTGCCGAGGTCTTGGAAGCAGTGGACCTGACGAAGTGGCGCGATGCGCAGACGAAGACGCTGTCAGGCGGCATGCGGCGGCGATTGGAGATTGCGCGCGGGCTGGTGCACGATCCGCGGATCTTCTTTCTGGATGAGCCGACGACGGGTCTCGATCCTGTATCGCGCATTGCGGTGTGGGAGATGCTGAATAACCTGAAGAAGACGCGCAATCTCACGATGCTGCTGACCACGCACTACATGGAAGAGGCGGACAGGCTGTGCGACCGCATTGCGATTGTGGATCACGGAACGCTGGTGGCGCTGGGCACTCCCGTGGAACTGAAGCAGAGCGTGCCTGGATCGAATGTGGTGGAAGTACAGTTTGCGCGCGAGAGCGATGAGTGGAAGACGCGGCTCGAAAAGCTCGAGGACGTGACGGAGGTGCAGTCGCAGTCGGCCGGCGTGTATCGCGTGCTGACGTCGAACGGGTCGCGAACCACCACGCAGCTTGTGGAGATGGCGAACGGACTGGGTGAGACGCTGACATCGTTGAGCGTGGTGAATACGTCGCTGGATGACGTGTTTGTGCACTACACGGGACGGCAGTTGCGCGACGAGCAGGTGAAGGCGGTGTTCCAGATGCCGCCGCGGCCGGGAGGTCACTGA
- a CDS encoding HlyD family secretion protein produces the protein MNPRNRVFMILGMLTLGSLIWYLVTARPSPDLELVGTVDANEVLVSAKIPGRIEKLLVQEGDQVQAGQLIAVIESNDLAAAHAAAQATVASQQHKLSETEETERQTRGETSSATINAQAQLTAAQAALAQAEANLSKQQADSKRIVALAKQGIMSAQSSDEATAMLQADEAAVQTAKANVAAADAALKQARAHEMQAAVAARTVASTREAVENAKALAQEAAVEVGYSNVYAPVSGRVDMWAARQGEVVSAGQAIVTIMDLGQTWVYAPLPETQADAVQVGDSLRVALPSGANVDGKVITKATEADFATQRDMNGGRKRDIKTVRLKLVIPNAGEKFVPGMTANVYVPKAKLVKQ, from the coding sequence GTGAATCCACGTAATAGGGTTTTCATGATTCTGGGCATGCTGACGCTGGGGTCACTGATCTGGTATCTGGTGACGGCGCGGCCGTCGCCGGACCTGGAGCTGGTGGGTACGGTGGACGCGAATGAAGTGCTGGTGAGCGCGAAGATTCCGGGGCGGATCGAAAAGCTGCTGGTGCAGGAGGGCGACCAGGTCCAGGCGGGACAACTGATCGCGGTGATCGAGAGCAACGACCTGGCGGCGGCGCATGCGGCGGCTCAGGCGACCGTGGCGAGCCAGCAGCACAAGCTGAGCGAGACCGAAGAGACGGAACGCCAGACCAGGGGCGAGACGAGCAGCGCGACGATCAATGCGCAGGCCCAGTTGACGGCGGCGCAGGCAGCGCTGGCGCAGGCTGAGGCGAATTTGTCGAAGCAGCAGGCCGATTCCAAGCGAATTGTTGCGCTGGCAAAGCAGGGCATCATGAGCGCGCAATCGAGTGACGAGGCTACTGCCATGCTTCAGGCCGACGAGGCCGCAGTGCAAACCGCGAAGGCGAATGTGGCGGCAGCCGATGCGGCTCTGAAGCAGGCCAGGGCGCACGAGATGCAGGCTGCTGTGGCGGCGCGGACGGTGGCTTCAACGCGCGAGGCTGTGGAGAACGCGAAGGCTCTGGCGCAGGAGGCTGCGGTGGAGGTTGGCTACTCGAATGTCTACGCGCCGGTGAGCGGCAGGGTGGATATGTGGGCCGCGCGGCAGGGCGAAGTTGTTAGTGCGGGTCAGGCGATTGTCACGATCATGGATCTGGGGCAGACGTGGGTGTATGCGCCCTTGCCGGAGACGCAGGCCGATGCGGTGCAAGTGGGCGATTCGCTGCGCGTGGCGCTCCCGAGCGGCGCGAATGTCGACGGCAAGGTGATTACGAAGGCGACGGAAGCGGACTTCGCCACGCAGCGCGATATGAACGGCGGACGCAAGCGCGACATCAAGACCGTGCGGTTGAAGCTGGTGATTCCCAATGCGGGCGAGAAGTTTGTGCCGGGCATGACGGCGAATGTGTATGTGCCCAAGGCGAAGCTGGTGAAGCAATGA
- a CDS encoding TetR/AcrR family transcriptional regulator: MTDESSNPQSEKQAEARTKILEAALSEFAEQGLAGARTERIAAAAGVNKALLYYYFESKEKLYTAALELSAGRIRDASMAVFLRESTPGERLVRTALNHFDRVVSQREFQRLMQHEMVRLHKGESGGIDVIIKRVFTPLMTMYQALVREGIASGELIDVDWMQVHFATLGANVFYFMTAPVWAKVLGIDPLEPEALKKRREEVARYIGQTIFVDRKHGAEVAERVLADSPMPEVSVGWQQSLWRNE, translated from the coding sequence ATGACGGACGAGAGCAGTAATCCACAAAGCGAGAAACAGGCGGAAGCACGGACCAAAATCCTTGAAGCCGCGTTGAGCGAGTTTGCCGAACAGGGCCTCGCAGGGGCGCGTACAGAACGTATCGCTGCCGCGGCCGGGGTCAATAAGGCCCTTCTTTACTACTACTTCGAGAGCAAAGAGAAACTCTACACCGCGGCGCTGGAGCTGAGTGCGGGGCGGATTCGTGATGCCTCGATGGCGGTGTTTCTGCGCGAGAGCACCCCGGGAGAACGGCTGGTTCGGACCGCGCTGAACCATTTCGACAGGGTGGTGAGCCAACGGGAGTTCCAGCGGCTGATGCAGCACGAGATGGTCCGGCTTCACAAGGGGGAGTCGGGGGGCATCGACGTGATCATCAAGCGGGTGTTTACGCCCCTGATGACCATGTACCAGGCGTTGGTGAGGGAGGGGATCGCCTCGGGTGAGCTGATCGACGTGGATTGGATGCAGGTTCACTTCGCGACGCTGGGGGCGAACGTTTTCTATTTCATGACCGCTCCGGTCTGGGCCAAGGTTCTGGGGATCGACCCGTTGGAGCCTGAGGCATTGAAGAAGCGCCGGGAAGAGGTGGCCCGGTATATCGGGCAAACGATTTTTGTGGACCGAAAACACGGGGCGGAGGTGGCTGAGCGTGTGCTCGCCGACTCGCCGATGCCGGAGGTTTCGGTCGGATGGCAGCAATCACTTTGGAGGAACGAGTGA
- a CDS encoding xanthine dehydrogenase family protein molybdopterin-binding subunit → MKINSSKSIDVFGATLSRRQFVKTSGVLAVGISFAGSATLRGATPRVPVAENSLDPYLATSWLEIHEDNTVTIRTGKSDFGQGSVYTSYRQIVAEELSMPFEAITTVVTGSTHETPDGGGSFGFLNDGTPNLRKVAAYTYQALLDLAATKLGVPKSGLTVKDGVVSGGGKSISYGDLVKGQQLKLTIPVSGDLTSIVGLSVDGNPPLKPVSEYTVIGKSFPSSAIQAKVTAKANWATDVRLPGMLHGRVVHPKTLGSTLESAGKVDKTKYPNSQVIVKGNLVGVVAPTEWEAIQAAMQVAADTKWTDWKGLPGSAKLYDHLRNEADWKSTPVTKGRADKGDAGAALGSASKKLSASYQVAYMKHAPIGPTMAVGDVHADGMVHIHTHNQNPQQLRAEIAKMLGVTIDKVIVHNYAGPGHYGRSNGGNAGAEDEAVLLSQAVGKPVRVQWMRADDMQWSTQSAAAFSDVQLAVDQGKLAAYQIDHYMPAMQDDRLVGAVLAGLPTQVPPDTHDDFGTSNGISDPWLYSQTQNVAEYGHGTFQVGQKTSPLVVGLRDHSMRTPGQFQQNYPRELAINEAAALAGVDAIQFRIDNLKEERAIAALKTVRDASGWDLRPSPSPKATATGKEAVRGRGVSLMLRDGTYWACVCHIAVIPQTGAIKVEKCTFAVDPGVVINPAHLKRQVEGGAMMGISIALLEEAMTDESGVTCDDWNSYPILNMADIPEMKVVLINNPKVGAYGGGSEAANALAAPAIAAALHDATGKVLRRLPLKPAYVAELLKS, encoded by the coding sequence ATGAAGATCAACAGCAGCAAGTCCATTGACGTTTTCGGAGCCACGCTCTCCCGCCGTCAATTCGTGAAGACAAGCGGCGTACTTGCGGTGGGTATCAGCTTTGCCGGCTCGGCTACTCTCCGCGGTGCTACGCCGAGGGTGCCCGTTGCGGAGAACTCGCTCGATCCATACCTCGCCACTTCTTGGCTGGAGATTCACGAGGACAACACCGTTACGATCCGCACTGGCAAGAGCGATTTCGGCCAGGGGTCGGTGTATACGTCTTACCGACAGATTGTGGCGGAAGAGCTGTCGATGCCGTTCGAGGCTATTACTACGGTCGTTACCGGATCGACGCACGAGACTCCCGACGGTGGCGGCTCGTTCGGGTTCCTGAATGACGGCACGCCCAACCTCCGCAAGGTGGCGGCTTACACATACCAGGCACTGCTTGATCTGGCGGCGACCAAACTGGGCGTTCCGAAATCAGGGCTCACTGTCAAGGACGGCGTAGTCTCCGGCGGCGGCAAGAGCATTTCGTACGGCGACCTGGTGAAAGGCCAGCAGTTGAAGCTCACGATTCCGGTGAGCGGGGATCTCACGAGCATCGTCGGCCTGTCGGTGGACGGGAACCCGCCACTAAAGCCGGTTAGCGAATACACGGTGATCGGCAAGTCGTTTCCGAGTTCGGCTATCCAGGCGAAGGTGACAGCCAAGGCGAACTGGGCCACCGACGTGCGCCTGCCGGGGATGCTGCATGGACGAGTCGTGCATCCGAAGACACTCGGCTCGACGCTGGAATCTGCGGGCAAGGTCGATAAGACGAAGTATCCGAATTCGCAGGTGATCGTAAAAGGGAACCTTGTCGGAGTGGTTGCACCCACTGAGTGGGAAGCGATTCAGGCGGCGATGCAGGTTGCGGCCGACACGAAGTGGACGGACTGGAAGGGCCTGCCGGGCAGCGCGAAGCTCTACGACCATCTGAGGAACGAGGCCGACTGGAAGTCGACGCCGGTGACGAAGGGCCGCGCCGACAAAGGGGATGCAGGCGCAGCGCTGGGCTCGGCGAGCAAGAAGCTCTCCGCGAGCTACCAGGTGGCGTATATGAAGCACGCGCCGATCGGTCCCACGATGGCGGTGGGCGATGTACACGCCGACGGCATGGTGCACATCCACACGCACAATCAGAACCCGCAGCAACTGCGAGCCGAAATTGCCAAGATGCTTGGCGTCACGATCGACAAGGTGATCGTGCACAACTATGCCGGGCCCGGGCACTATGGCAGATCGAACGGCGGCAATGCCGGCGCTGAAGACGAGGCGGTGCTCTTATCGCAAGCTGTCGGCAAGCCGGTGCGCGTTCAGTGGATGCGTGCGGATGATATGCAGTGGTCGACGCAGTCGGCGGCCGCTTTCTCAGATGTGCAACTGGCGGTTGATCAGGGGAAGCTGGCGGCTTACCAGATCGACCATTACATGCCGGCCATGCAGGATGATCGGCTGGTGGGCGCGGTGCTGGCGGGCTTGCCCACTCAGGTCCCTCCCGACACCCACGACGACTTCGGGACTTCGAACGGTATCTCAGACCCCTGGCTCTATTCCCAGACTCAGAATGTAGCCGAGTACGGTCATGGCACGTTCCAGGTGGGCCAGAAGACCTCGCCTCTTGTTGTTGGTTTGCGCGACCACAGTATGCGTACGCCGGGGCAGTTCCAGCAGAACTATCCGCGGGAACTGGCTATCAACGAAGCAGCAGCGCTGGCGGGCGTGGATGCGATTCAGTTCCGGATCGACAATCTCAAGGAAGAGCGTGCCATTGCCGCGCTCAAGACGGTACGCGATGCTTCGGGCTGGGATTTGCGCCCATCGCCGTCGCCTAAAGCTACAGCGACAGGGAAGGAAGCTGTGCGCGGTCGAGGTGTCTCGCTCATGCTTCGCGACGGGACCTACTGGGCCTGTGTCTGCCACATCGCCGTTATTCCTCAGACCGGCGCGATCAAAGTCGAGAAATGCACCTTCGCCGTCGATCCTGGGGTCGTCATCAATCCGGCGCATCTCAAGCGCCAGGTGGAAGGCGGCGCGATGATGGGAATCAGCATTGCGCTGCTGGAAGAGGCGATGACGGACGAGAGCGGGGTCACCTGCGACGACTGGAACAGCTATCCGATCCTGAATATGGCTGATATTCCGGAGATGAAGGTCGTGCTGATCAACAATCCCAAGGTGGGTGCTTACGGCGGAGGTTCGGAGGCGGCAAATGCCCTCGCTGCGCCGGCCATTGCGGCCGCGCTGCATGACGCGACGGGGAAGGTGCTGCGGCGGCTTCCGCTCAAACCGGCCTATGTGGCGGAGCTGCTCAAAAGCTGA
- a CDS encoding (2Fe-2S)-binding protein: MVTLNVNGARREVDAPNDTPLLYVLRNDLELTGPQFGCGLAQCGACAVLVDGKETRSCITALSDAAGHEITTLEGLPARWAKQKNLPAAEAERTLHPVQQAWVAEQTPQCGFCQNGMMIKATELLESNPHPTVAQIKDSFSTSGVSPFLCRCGTYKAIIEAVQHAADIMAKG, encoded by the coding sequence ATGGTCACGCTGAATGTGAATGGAGCGCGGCGCGAGGTCGATGCGCCAAACGATACTCCACTGCTTTATGTGCTGCGCAACGATCTGGAACTAACCGGGCCGCAGTTTGGCTGTGGCTTAGCGCAATGCGGAGCGTGCGCGGTCCTCGTTGACGGCAAGGAAACCCGCTCCTGCATCACGGCGCTCTCAGATGCGGCAGGCCATGAGATCACCACGCTGGAAGGTTTGCCGGCGCGATGGGCAAAGCAAAAGAACCTGCCAGCGGCGGAAGCGGAGCGCACGCTCCATCCGGTGCAGCAGGCCTGGGTCGCCGAGCAGACACCTCAGTGCGGGTTCTGCCAGAACGGCATGATGATCAAGGCAACGGAACTGCTCGAAAGCAATCCGCACCCGACCGTGGCGCAGATCAAGGACTCGTTCAGCACGTCGGGTGTATCGCCGTTCCTGTGCCGCTGCGGAACCTATAAGGCGATCATTGAAGCCGTGCAGCATGCGGCCGACATCATGGCGAAGGGGTGA
- the ptsG gene encoding PTS glucose transporter subunit IIBC, giving the protein MKISFDGAFSLLQKIGKCMMLPVSVLPVAGILLGIGSANFSWLPAWLSQIMAASGSAVFGNLALLFAIGVAIGLTENDGVAAMAGTVGYVVFLATLGTCAKLQGDETVQVMGIPSIETGVFGGIIIGLVAASVFNRFYRIKLPPYLGFFAGKRSVPIITAFGAIVVGAILSFIWPPIDKVINAFSNWAVNERPDIAFTIYGVVERALIPFGLHHVWNVPFFFQAGTYTDPATGNVVHGEIARFIHGDPTAGRMTGGYLFKMFGLPAAALAMWRCARPDKRKIVGGIMLSAAITAFLTGITEPIEFAFLFVAPVLYVVHAILAGAAYFVCIALNIRHGFTFSHGLIDYIVLFPKSTNALWLWVIGPVWGLIYYGVFTFAIKRFNLMTPGREADDEVKAVHTVSGDNFSLQLVRAFGGRSNIASLDACITRLRVKLNDVTKANAEKLKALGAAGVVVVGDGVQAIFGTQSGNLKTDMEEYLKTAGPEADQAEAPSPVKAPPHAGIQPGLRDPDAARKANAFLVAVGGKENVVRVDACAETRLRLVVRDGTRIDEAPLKAEGIAAVVMIDDQTYHLLAGLNADQYAAEMRAQLAA; this is encoded by the coding sequence GTGAAGATCTCGTTTGATGGCGCATTCTCGTTGTTGCAGAAGATAGGCAAGTGCATGATGCTGCCCGTGTCGGTGCTGCCGGTGGCGGGCATTCTGCTGGGCATTGGCAGCGCCAACTTCTCTTGGCTGCCTGCATGGCTTTCGCAAATCATGGCAGCATCGGGCAGCGCGGTGTTCGGGAACCTCGCTTTGCTGTTCGCCATCGGCGTTGCCATCGGACTAACTGAAAACGATGGCGTCGCGGCGATGGCCGGCACTGTGGGTTACGTCGTGTTCCTCGCCACCTTGGGCACATGCGCAAAGCTGCAGGGCGATGAGACCGTGCAAGTGATGGGCATTCCGTCGATCGAAACGGGTGTGTTCGGCGGCATCATTATCGGACTGGTTGCGGCTAGCGTCTTCAACCGTTTCTACCGAATCAAACTGCCGCCCTATCTCGGGTTCTTCGCAGGCAAGCGTTCGGTGCCGATCATTACGGCGTTCGGGGCAATCGTGGTCGGTGCGATTCTTAGCTTCATCTGGCCGCCCATCGACAAGGTCATCAATGCGTTCTCAAACTGGGCGGTGAACGAGCGGCCTGACATTGCGTTCACCATTTACGGGGTAGTGGAGCGCGCGCTGATTCCGTTCGGTCTTCACCACGTGTGGAATGTGCCGTTCTTCTTCCAGGCCGGCACCTACACAGATCCCGCAACCGGGAACGTGGTGCACGGCGAAATTGCGCGCTTCATTCACGGCGATCCGACTGCCGGCCGGATGACCGGCGGTTATCTGTTCAAGATGTTTGGACTGCCCGCGGCGGCGTTGGCCATGTGGCGCTGCGCGCGGCCTGACAAGCGCAAGATTGTTGGCGGCATCATGCTGTCGGCTGCCATTACGGCGTTCCTCACGGGCATCACTGAGCCTATCGAGTTCGCATTCCTGTTTGTAGCGCCTGTTCTCTACGTGGTTCATGCCATCCTTGCGGGCGCTGCGTACTTCGTGTGCATTGCGCTGAATATTCGGCACGGATTCACGTTCTCGCATGGGTTGATCGACTACATCGTGCTGTTCCCGAAATCGACGAACGCGCTTTGGCTGTGGGTGATCGGGCCGGTGTGGGGACTTATTTATTACGGCGTGTTCACATTCGCCATCAAGCGTTTCAATTTGATGACGCCGGGACGCGAAGCAGACGATGAGGTGAAGGCGGTGCACACCGTGAGCGGCGACAACTTCTCGCTGCAACTGGTGCGGGCATTTGGCGGACGTAGCAATATCGCCAGCCTGGATGCATGCATCACTCGGCTGCGCGTGAAGCTCAATGACGTAACAAAGGCGAACGCGGAGAAACTGAAGGCGCTGGGCGCTGCCGGGGTTGTTGTCGTGGGCGACGGCGTGCAGGCCATCTTCGGCACACAGAGCGGCAACCTTAAGACAGATATGGAGGAGTACCTTAAGACGGCGGGGCCGGAGGCTGACCAAGCGGAAGCGCCGTCGCCGGTGAAGGCTCCGCCGCACGCGGGAATTCAACCCGGCTTGCGCGATCCGGATGCAGCACGAAAAGCGAACGCATTCCTGGTTGCCGTTGGCGGCAAGGAGAACGTGGTTCGCGTGGATGCCTGCGCGGAGACTCGACTCCGTTTGGTGGTGCGGGACGGGACGCGGATCGACGAGGCGCCCCTGAAGGCTGAGGGGATTGCTGCTGTGGTCATGATCGACGATCAAACGTACCACCTGCTCGCCGGCCTGAACGCCGATCAGTACGCAGCCGAAATGCGGGCGCAACTGGCAGCCTGA
- the ptsP gene encoding phosphoenolpyruvate--protein phosphotransferase, which produces MAQIRIISPLSGQAWPLERVPDPVFAQKMVGDGLSIDPVNNVLLAACDGEILSVHAAGHAVTLRTPEGLELIMHVGIDTVTLKGEGFMPRVKAGDRVSTGAPLIEFDLDYLATHAKSLLTQIVVANSDRVTAWERASGIVTAGKDTLFTVTFAAEETTAATNGAKTVTSEAILIPNRTGLHARPAAVLANLAKSFQSAIKLQLGDRSANARSVTAIMALEVSHGAKVQVIATGADAATAVEKLAEVLAQGCGDEGCTPAPAPATTTVSAAAAPPARRKSTDPDLLVGVSASPGLAVGEVFQVRRMEIEVQEAGAGVDIERHRLENAIATAQAQLSALRASLHAKADPAKAAIFAAHEELLSDPDLLEIAESAIAKGKSAAFGWKKAVTTHADRLAALRNELLAQRANDLRDVGLRVLALITGTEVREPQYPANAILIAEDLTPSDTATLDRSRVVGFCTTRGGATSHVAILARSLGIPALAGVEPAALDVPNGTPAILDASIGTLRLRASAEQISRVRTAQQAAEERRKANQEHALEPAVTTDGMRMEILGNIGGVRDAAQIAKLGGEGVGLLRSEFLFMERSDAPSEEEQFAMYKAVAEAIGPGHPIIIRTLDVGGDKPLPYLPIPKEDNPFLGERGIRVCLDRPEILRTQLRAILRAAAFGDISVMFPMITTLEELRDAKAILVEEAANLNLPPVPAGIMVEVPATAVMAAQFAREADFFSIGTNDLTQYALAMDRGHPKLAPKVDGLNPAILKLIGHTVNGARSAGKRVGVCGGIATDASAVPLLIGLGVDELSVSLPAIPAVKAQIRTLSMDACRKLAEAALAAESADDVRALVRNAEREPSMTGAEA; this is translated from the coding sequence ATGGCACAGATCAGAATCATCTCTCCACTTTCCGGCCAGGCTTGGCCGCTGGAACGCGTTCCAGATCCGGTTTTCGCGCAGAAGATGGTTGGCGATGGCCTGTCTATAGATCCTGTCAATAACGTGCTGCTTGCCGCGTGCGATGGCGAGATCCTTTCGGTTCATGCCGCGGGCCACGCAGTTACGCTGCGCACGCCGGAAGGCCTCGAACTCATCATGCACGTGGGCATTGACACAGTGACGCTCAAGGGCGAAGGCTTCATGCCGCGCGTCAAAGCCGGCGATAGGGTAAGCACGGGCGCACCGCTGATCGAGTTCGATCTGGATTATCTGGCCACGCATGCCAAGAGTCTTTTGACGCAGATTGTTGTTGCTAACAGCGATCGCGTGACTGCCTGGGAACGCGCAAGCGGAATCGTCACTGCAGGCAAGGACACGCTGTTCACCGTAACGTTTGCAGCTGAGGAAACCACGGCTGCGACGAACGGCGCGAAGACGGTGACATCGGAGGCGATCCTCATTCCTAACCGCACGGGATTGCACGCGCGGCCGGCGGCCGTGCTGGCGAATCTGGCGAAGAGTTTTCAATCGGCGATCAAGCTGCAACTTGGCGACAGGAGCGCGAATGCGCGCAGCGTAACGGCCATCATGGCGCTCGAAGTTTCGCACGGAGCAAAGGTGCAGGTGATCGCAACGGGCGCTGATGCAGCAACGGCCGTGGAGAAGCTGGCCGAGGTGCTCGCGCAGGGCTGCGGAGACGAGGGCTGCACGCCTGCTCCCGCTCCTGCCACGACCACAGTGTCGGCGGCGGCTGCGCCGCCCGCACGCCGCAAGTCCACTGATCCCGATCTGCTGGTTGGTGTCTCCGCTTCTCCGGGTCTTGCGGTTGGCGAGGTCTTCCAGGTGCGCCGCATGGAGATTGAAGTACAGGAGGCCGGCGCCGGAGTGGATATCGAACGGCATCGGCTCGAGAACGCGATTGCCACTGCGCAAGCGCAGCTCTCGGCGCTTCGGGCCAGCCTGCATGCGAAGGCTGATCCTGCCAAGGCTGCCATCTTCGCCGCGCATGAGGAACTCCTCAGCGATCCCGATCTGCTGGAGATTGCCGAATCAGCCATTGCGAAAGGGAAGAGCGCGGCATTCGGATGGAAGAAGGCTGTCACGACGCATGCTGACAGGCTGGCTGCGCTGCGCAACGAACTGCTGGCCCAACGCGCCAACGATCTGCGCGACGTGGGCCTGCGCGTCCTCGCATTGATTACGGGCACAGAGGTTCGTGAGCCGCAGTATCCCGCTAACGCTATTCTGATCGCGGAAGATCTGACACCGTCGGATACGGCAACGCTGGACCGCTCGCGTGTGGTCGGCTTCTGTACGACCCGAGGAGGCGCCACGTCGCATGTGGCAATCCTTGCGCGCTCGCTGGGTATTCCTGCGCTGGCTGGAGTGGAGCCGGCCGCACTGGACGTGCCGAACGGCACGCCCGCGATTCTCGATGCGAGCATCGGCACGTTGCGCCTGCGTGCATCGGCCGAGCAGATCTCACGCGTTCGCACAGCGCAGCAGGCCGCGGAAGAACGCCGCAAAGCTAACCAGGAGCACGCACTGGAGCCGGCGGTAACCACTGACGGCATGCGAATGGAGATCCTCGGCAACATCGGCGGAGTGAGGGATGCTGCGCAGATTGCAAAGCTGGGCGGCGAAGGTGTTGGGCTGTTGCGTTCCGAGTTCCTCTTCATGGAGCGATCGGATGCGCCCAGCGAAGAAGAGCAGTTTGCGATGTATAAGGCCGTCGCGGAGGCGATTGGCCCAGGGCACCCCATCATTATCCGCACGCTCGATGTGGGAGGCGACAAGCCTCTGCCGTACTTGCCGATTCCGAAGGAGGACAATCCCTTCCTCGGCGAGCGCGGAATTCGCGTGTGTCTCGACCGGCCGGAGATTCTGCGCACGCAATTGCGCGCGATTCTGAGGGCCGCGGCCTTCGGCGATATCAGCGTGATGTTTCCAATGATTACAACCCTCGAGGAACTGCGCGACGCAAAGGCGATTCTCGTGGAAGAAGCTGCGAACCTGAATCTGCCGCCGGTGCCTGCGGGCATCATGGTGGAAGTGCCGGCGACCGCAGTGATGGCAGCACAGTTTGCGCGCGAGGCAGATTTCTTCTCGATCGGCACCAACGATCTGACGCAGTACGCGCTGGCCATGGACCGCGGGCATCCGAAGCTTGCTCCCAAGGTGGACGGCCTCAATCCCGCGATTTTGAAGCTCATTGGGCATACGGTGAACGGTGCGCGATCGGCGGGCAAGCGTGTGGGCGTGTGCGGAGGCATTGCGACCGATGCGTCCGCGGTGCCGCTCCTAATCGGCCTGGGCGTGGACGAACTCAGCGTCAGCCTGCCGGCGATTCCGGCAGTAAAGGCGCAGATTCGCACGTTGAGCATGGATGCATGCCGCAAGCTGGCCGAAGCAGCATTGGCCGCGGAATCCGCAGACGATGTGCGCGCTCTGGTGAGGAACGCGGAGAGAGAACCTTCCATGACGGGCGCGGAGGCATAA